From a single Adhaeribacter swui genomic region:
- a CDS encoding aldo/keto reductase, which translates to MIMANETSASFSPTFTIGGDLTINRMGYGAMRITGDGIWGPPKDHDESIRVLQKAVELGINFIDTADSYGPHVSEELIAEALHPYPAGLVIATKGGLLRTSPNQWPINAHPDHLREALEGSLQRLKLDQIDLYQLHRVDPEVPYEQTLEFLQQIQEEGLVKHIGLSEVTVEQIKKAQEYVTVVSVQNMYSVDNRKWEAELEYCQEQNMAFIPWYPLSAGNLKATEIIGKVAQKYEASPNQIALSWLLHHSPNILLIPGTSKVKHLEENYRAATIQLNPEDLDVLNNL; encoded by the coding sequence ATGATTATGGCCAACGAAACATCAGCCTCGTTTTCGCCCACCTTTACCATTGGTGGCGATTTAACTATTAACCGCATGGGTTATGGCGCCATGCGCATAACCGGCGACGGCATTTGGGGCCCACCAAAAGACCACGACGAAAGTATCCGGGTATTGCAAAAAGCCGTGGAACTAGGCATTAATTTTATTGATACTGCCGATAGCTACGGTCCGCACGTGTCGGAAGAACTCATTGCCGAAGCTTTGCATCCGTATCCAGCCGGCCTGGTAATTGCCACCAAGGGTGGTTTACTGCGCACCAGCCCTAACCAGTGGCCCATTAACGCGCACCCCGACCATTTACGCGAAGCCCTGGAAGGTAGCTTGCAACGACTGAAACTAGACCAGATTGATTTATACCAACTGCACCGTGTAGATCCGGAAGTACCTTACGAGCAAACTTTAGAATTTTTGCAGCAAATACAGGAAGAAGGTCTGGTAAAACACATTGGCCTTTCGGAAGTAACCGTGGAGCAAATTAAGAAAGCCCAGGAATACGTGACCGTGGTGTCGGTGCAAAACATGTACAGCGTAGATAACCGCAAGTGGGAAGCCGAATTAGAATATTGCCAGGAACAAAATATGGCCTTTATTCCGTGGTACCCCTTGAGTGCCGGTAACTTAAAAGCCACCGAAATTATTGGTAAAGTAGCCCAAAAGTACGAGGCCTCTCCGAACCAGATTGCCCTGAGCTGGCTACTGCACCACTCACCCAATATTTTACTGATACCAGGTACCTCCAAGGTAAAACACCTCGAAGAAAATTACCGGGCCGCCACCATCCAACTCAACCCCGAAGACCTCGATGTTTTGAATAATTTGTAA
- the pxpB gene encoding 5-oxoprolinase subunit PxpB: MEHPLAPEALTELNVYPLGDAAVVLEFGDHINRLTQRHIQDYTAYLDQHPFPGFVEYVPAFTTLTVYYDPWVVSQQGTQSPYHTVVTYLTEMRLHVKDSPEKPGTKTVEIPVCYGGKYGPDLEYVANLHGIKPKEVIELHTQTTYLVYMIGFAPGFPYLGGMSPDIAAPRKDKPRAKVPAGSVGIAGKQTGVYPIQSPGGWQLIGRTPLQLFNPHRDQPSLLQAGDMIRFVAITEKQFEKKRGAANGH, encoded by the coding sequence ATGGAACATCCATTGGCACCCGAAGCATTGACGGAACTAAACGTATATCCTTTGGGGGATGCCGCTGTGGTGCTGGAATTTGGTGATCATATAAACCGCTTAACGCAACGCCACATTCAGGACTATACGGCTTACCTGGATCAGCATCCTTTTCCGGGTTTTGTGGAGTACGTACCGGCGTTTACCACACTAACCGTGTATTACGATCCGTGGGTCGTAAGCCAGCAAGGAACCCAAAGCCCGTACCATACCGTAGTGACTTACTTAACAGAGATGCGGTTGCACGTAAAAGATAGTCCGGAAAAACCCGGAACCAAAACGGTAGAAATTCCGGTGTGTTACGGCGGTAAATACGGCCCGGACCTGGAATATGTGGCTAACTTGCACGGCATAAAGCCCAAAGAAGTAATAGAATTGCACACCCAAACTACTTACCTGGTGTACATGATTGGTTTTGCCCCGGGGTTCCCGTACCTCGGCGGTATGTCCCCCGACATTGCTGCTCCTCGCAAAGATAAACCACGAGCTAAGGTACCGGCCGGTTCGGTGGGGATTGCGGGTAAGCAAACCGGAGTGTATCCCATCCAGAGTCCGGGAGGGTGGCAGCTTATTGGGCGCACGCCTTTACAGTTGTTTAACCCCCACCGCGACCAGCCCAGTTTGCTGCAAGCCGGTGACATGATCCGGTTTGTTGCGATTACCGAAAAACAGTTCGAGAAAAAAAGAGGAGCAGCGAATGGGCATTAA
- a CDS encoding aldo/keto reductase: MQYRKLGKTGIEVSEISLGTWQVGGKWGEPFSHENADHILNAAIDAGVNFIDTADVYGDGESEKAVGRVVKSRSEWIHVATKCGRRLNPHVNQSYTPAALRAFVEDSLRNTGLDTLDLIQLHCPPTEVYYRLEIFELFDRLKEEGKIQNMGVSVEKVEEALKAIEFPNVTTVQIIFNMFRQRPAELFFREAQRRDIGVIVRVPLASGLLTGKFRPETHFAPDDHRNFNRNGEAFDKGETFSGLDYNTGLEAVEEIKKLFPDQENLAPVALRWILQFEAVSCIIPGASKPNQLTSNLQALEVPDLTPEQWEGVKAIYEAKIKPLVHDRW, translated from the coding sequence ATGCAATACAGAAAACTAGGAAAAACCGGCATTGAAGTATCCGAAATAAGTTTAGGCACCTGGCAGGTAGGTGGCAAATGGGGCGAGCCCTTCAGCCACGAAAATGCCGACCACATTTTAAATGCCGCGATAGATGCCGGCGTTAACTTTATTGATACCGCCGATGTGTACGGCGACGGCGAAAGCGAAAAGGCCGTAGGCCGGGTGGTAAAATCCCGCTCCGAATGGATACACGTGGCTACCAAATGCGGCCGCCGCCTGAACCCGCACGTGAACCAATCCTATACCCCCGCGGCCTTGCGCGCTTTCGTGGAAGACAGCCTGCGCAACACCGGCCTCGACACCCTGGACCTGATTCAACTGCACTGCCCACCCACCGAGGTATATTACCGGCTCGAAATATTTGAGCTGTTCGACCGGCTGAAAGAAGAAGGCAAAATTCAAAACATGGGCGTGAGCGTGGAAAAAGTAGAAGAAGCCCTTAAAGCCATTGAATTCCCGAATGTAACCACCGTGCAGATTATTTTTAATATGTTCCGGCAACGGCCCGCCGAGTTATTTTTCCGGGAAGCCCAGCGTCGCGACATTGGCGTAATTGTGCGGGTGCCCCTGGCCAGCGGACTGCTCACTGGCAAGTTCCGCCCCGAAACCCACTTTGCCCCCGACGATCACCGCAACTTTAACCGCAACGGCGAGGCCTTCGACAAAGGCGAAACGTTCTCGGGCCTCGATTATAATACCGGCCTGGAAGCGGTAGAAGAAATTAAAAAACTGTTCCCGGACCAGGAAAATTTAGCTCCCGTAGCCCTGCGCTGGATATTGCAATTTGAGGCCGTAAGCTGCATTATTCCAGGAGCTTCCAAACCCAACCAGCTCACCTCTAACCTGCAAGCCCTGGAAGTACCCGACCTCACGCCAGAGCAATGGGAAGGCGTAAAAGCCATTTACGAGGCGAAGATTAAGCCCTTGGTGCATGATCGGTGGTAG
- a CDS encoding HamA C-terminal domain-containing protein produces the protein MPRPFKSDLVINEQINDATLKAYHVGFDQNKFRLQPLVDVIRNVIPEFSLGFHCGNIPQNEIITRLKEAAETVYLTDKYKSRGEFGELILHLLLRDFHNTIPLLSKIWFKDTYNVPVHGFDGIHITIENNVKKLWLGESKLFKTGKDGIKDLAKDIVNHVNGDYLRKEFNLISRKIPADIPEREHWIQLMDRHQKLDIVFSSIVIPMVCTYSSDLFKKHDCEDQLYLNAFINECNSLHGEFTKLNTATNVEIILMLLPVPDKNELNTELDKRLKAMQSI, from the coding sequence ATGCCAAGGCCCTTTAAGTCTGATCTTGTAATTAATGAACAGATCAATGATGCAACTTTAAAGGCGTATCATGTTGGATTTGACCAGAATAAATTTAGGCTTCAACCTTTAGTTGATGTTATACGAAATGTAATTCCAGAATTTTCTCTTGGTTTCCATTGTGGAAATATCCCCCAAAATGAAATAATAACAAGGCTAAAAGAAGCGGCTGAGACCGTATATCTAACTGACAAGTATAAGAGTCGTGGTGAATTTGGAGAACTAATTTTACATCTCTTATTAAGAGATTTTCACAATACTATTCCTCTATTATCTAAAATTTGGTTTAAAGATACATATAATGTACCTGTTCACGGTTTTGATGGAATCCATATCACAATTGAGAACAATGTAAAAAAACTGTGGCTTGGCGAATCAAAATTATTTAAAACAGGTAAAGACGGAATTAAGGATTTAGCTAAAGACATTGTAAACCATGTTAACGGAGATTATTTAAGAAAAGAGTTCAATTTAATTTCTAGAAAGATTCCAGCAGATATACCTGAAAGAGAACATTGGATTCAATTAATGGATAGGCATCAAAAACTAGATATCGTTTTTTCAAGTATAGTTATACCAATGGTATGCACTTATTCAAGCGATTTATTTAAAAAACATGATTGTGAAGATCAATTGTATTTAAATGCATTTATAAATGAATGCAATTCTCTTCATGGAGAATTCACAAAATTAAATACAGCAACTAATGTGGAGATTATTTTAATGTTGCTTCCAGTTCCAGACAAAAATGAGCTTAATACAGAATTAGATAAACGATTGAAAGCAATGCAGAGTATATGA
- a CDS encoding M1 family aminopeptidase: MKNKPIRYTIFGLTCLILATVACSKKTITTQEIPLENGVSKALADYRKSVISRLGYTLHFTIPATKSAPIQGQEIISFYLKNNQVPLQLDFKEKTDHVQTVKANGEAVLVQHQNEHLLIPAENLKIGLNTIDITFTAGDLSLNRNEEYLYTLLVPDRARTVFPVFDQPNLKASFTLTLTVPQDWQALANAPLQDSTAGEQGKTLRFAPSDTISTYLFSFVAGKFKRVNRKINGRLMHLLHRETDLDKIKLSLDPIFQVHGDALRFMQDYTQIPYPFQKFDFVAIPDFQYGGMEHVGAIDYKLSALFLDEGATQDQKLARSSVMAHETAHMWFGDLVTMQWFNDVWMKEVFANFMADKITQVAEANTNYDLKFLIDHFPAAYAVDRTTGANPIRQQLDNLQDAGSMYGSIIYHKAPVMMRQLERLMGAEAFRDGLREYLKKYAFGNATWPDLIQILDARTPTDLQAWNQVWVNEPGRPIFDYDLQTEDGKIKNLKITQKAEDNSERIWPQLFEMTLVYPDRQQELTVNMNARTVNVPEAVGAAAPDYILFNSSGQGYGVFPADNRMAHRLVHLKNPVARASGYISLYENMLNGRNINPKDLLQIYRAALIREPEELNLKLITGNLSDIYWKFLKPVDRTALAAELEKEVWEAMQKAAAPNNKKLLFKTYQSIALTLAAQKQLYQIWEKEQAPQGVKLTEDDYTSLAQALALRDYPNSPEILKKQLSRIKNPDRQQRLQFLMPALSSEVNTRDVFFASLQQEPNREKEAWVVMALGYLHHPLRQQTSAKYLPASLDLLAEIQKTGDIFFPYSWLQSTFGSYQTPAAANTVRTFLKQHPNYNPKLKAKILQAADDLFRAERLLNP, translated from the coding sequence ATGAAAAACAAGCCCATTCGATATACAATTTTCGGTTTAACCTGCTTAATTTTAGCTACTGTAGCTTGCAGCAAAAAAACTATAACCACGCAAGAAATACCTTTAGAGAATGGCGTCAGCAAAGCCTTAGCCGATTACCGCAAATCCGTAATCAGCCGCTTGGGTTATACCTTGCACTTTACCATACCTGCTACCAAATCCGCGCCTATTCAGGGGCAGGAAATCATCAGCTTTTACCTGAAAAATAACCAGGTGCCGCTGCAACTGGACTTCAAAGAAAAAACCGACCACGTACAAACCGTAAAAGCCAATGGCGAGGCCGTTTTGGTACAGCACCAAAACGAACATCTTCTCATTCCGGCCGAAAATTTAAAAATCGGGCTCAACACCATCGACATTACCTTTACCGCCGGCGATTTATCTTTGAACCGCAACGAAGAATATCTCTACACTCTGCTGGTGCCCGACCGCGCCCGCACTGTTTTCCCGGTTTTTGACCAACCCAACCTCAAAGCTAGTTTTACCTTAACCTTAACGGTACCGCAGGATTGGCAAGCCCTAGCCAACGCGCCCTTGCAGGATTCTACGGCCGGGGAACAAGGCAAAACGCTGCGCTTCGCTCCTTCCGATACCATTAGCACGTATTTATTTTCGTTTGTGGCGGGTAAGTTTAAACGGGTGAACCGTAAAATAAACGGGCGCCTCATGCACTTGCTGCACCGCGAAACGGATTTGGATAAGATTAAGCTAAGCCTCGACCCTATTTTTCAGGTGCACGGCGATGCGCTGCGGTTTATGCAGGACTATACCCAGATCCCTTATCCCTTTCAAAAGTTTGATTTTGTAGCCATCCCGGATTTTCAGTACGGCGGCATGGAACACGTGGGCGCCATAGATTATAAATTGTCGGCTTTGTTTCTGGACGAAGGCGCTACCCAGGACCAGAAATTGGCGCGTTCCAGCGTAATGGCGCACGAAACCGCGCACATGTGGTTCGGCGATTTGGTAACCATGCAGTGGTTTAACGATGTGTGGATGAAAGAAGTGTTCGCCAACTTTATGGCCGATAAAATTACCCAGGTAGCCGAAGCCAACACCAACTACGACTTAAAATTTCTGATAGACCATTTCCCGGCGGCCTACGCCGTCGACCGGACTACTGGCGCCAACCCCATCCGGCAGCAACTAGATAACTTGCAGGATGCCGGCTCGATGTATGGCAGTATTATTTACCACAAAGCCCCCGTGATGATGCGCCAACTGGAACGGCTCATGGGGGCAGAAGCTTTCCGGGACGGTTTGCGGGAATATTTAAAAAAATACGCTTTCGGCAATGCCACCTGGCCCGACTTAATTCAGATTCTGGATGCCCGCACCCCCACGGATCTGCAAGCCTGGAACCAGGTTTGGGTAAACGAACCCGGAAGGCCCATATTTGATTACGATCTGCAAACAGAAGACGGAAAAATAAAAAATTTAAAAATTACGCAAAAAGCCGAAGATAACTCGGAGCGCATCTGGCCCCAACTCTTTGAAATGACCTTGGTGTACCCCGACCGACAGCAGGAACTTACGGTAAACATGAATGCCCGCACCGTAAACGTACCCGAAGCCGTGGGTGCCGCTGCGCCCGATTATATTTTATTTAACAGCTCCGGCCAGGGATACGGTGTTTTTCCGGCGGATAACCGCATGGCACACCGCCTGGTTCACCTGAAAAATCCGGTAGCCCGGGCCTCGGGGTACATTAGTTTGTACGAAAACATGCTGAATGGTCGCAATATTAACCCCAAAGACTTGCTGCAAATTTACCGCGCTGCCCTTATCCGGGAACCCGAAGAACTTAACCTGAAACTTATTACCGGTAACCTGAGCGATATTTACTGGAAATTCCTGAAGCCCGTTGATCGCACAGCGCTAGCCGCCGAGCTGGAAAAAGAAGTTTGGGAGGCTATGCAAAAAGCCGCCGCGCCAAATAACAAAAAGCTGCTTTTTAAAACCTACCAAAGCATCGCCTTAACGCTTGCGGCGCAAAAGCAACTTTACCAAATCTGGGAAAAAGAGCAAGCACCCCAGGGCGTAAAACTTACCGAAGACGATTATACTTCACTGGCGCAGGCCCTGGCCTTGCGGGATTACCCCAACAGCCCCGAAATTTTAAAAAAACAGCTATCTCGCATTAAAAACCCGGATCGCCAGCAACGCCTGCAATTCTTAATGCCGGCTTTATCATCGGAAGTTAATACGCGCGACGTTTTTTTTGCTTCGTTGCAACAAGAACCAAACCGCGAAAAAGAAGCCTGGGTAGTTATGGCCTTGGGTTATCTACATCACCCACTGCGTCAGCAAACTTCCGCCAAATACTTACCCGCCAGTTTAGATTTATTGGCAGAAATTCAAAAAACGGGCGATATTTTCTTTCCGTATTCCTGGCTGCAAAGCACCTTCGGATCGTACCAAACACCCGCTGCCGCCAACACTGTCCGGACTTTCCTGAAACAACACCCCAACTATAATCCGAAGCTCAAAGCCAAAATTTTGCAAGCCGCTGATGATTTGTTCCGCGCGGAGCGCTTGCTGAATCCATAG
- a CDS encoding 5-oxoprolinase subunit C family protein, whose translation MGIKIISSGLLTTIQDIGRYGYQKEGIIVSGPMDAFALRVANLLVGNEEGAAAIEITFLGPKILFDSDHLIAITGGDLSPTINGEKVKMDRPVFVPQGSLLQFGAPGLGSRAYLAVSGSFTLPKVLGSYATFLRAEVGGFKGRALQAGDFLPTADPTVIGEMLLTNLLKKTTRSNWAQASWTPMFPLFPRLERSPTLRVIKGPEYALFTPASQQAFWEQEFTVTTDSDRMGYRLQGAPLLLEEPKEMISSAVTFGTIQVPPEGHPIALLADHQTTGGYPRIGQVITADFSKLAQVPLGQKIRFQEISLPEAQQLFIQQEKTIQEIKRAIGYKVKF comes from the coding sequence ATGGGCATTAAAATTATTAGTTCGGGGTTACTCACTACCATTCAGGATATAGGCCGGTATGGCTACCAAAAAGAAGGCATTATTGTCAGCGGGCCCATGGATGCTTTTGCCCTGCGGGTAGCTAATTTGCTGGTTGGGAACGAAGAAGGAGCTGCGGCCATTGAAATTACTTTTCTGGGGCCCAAAATCTTATTTGATTCCGACCATTTGATTGCGATTACCGGCGGCGATTTATCGCCCACTATAAACGGCGAAAAAGTAAAAATGGATCGACCGGTGTTTGTGCCGCAAGGCAGCTTGCTACAATTTGGGGCACCCGGCCTGGGCAGTCGGGCGTACCTGGCGGTATCGGGCAGTTTTACTTTGCCGAAAGTACTGGGGAGCTATGCTACTTTTTTAAGGGCCGAAGTAGGTGGTTTTAAAGGTAGGGCCCTCCAAGCCGGCGACTTTTTACCAACGGCCGATCCAACGGTAATCGGTGAGATGCTGTTAACTAATTTATTAAAAAAAACTACCCGATCCAATTGGGCGCAGGCTTCCTGGACACCTATGTTTCCCCTTTTTCCGCGTTTGGAACGCAGCCCCACTTTGCGGGTAATAAAAGGCCCGGAATATGCTTTATTCACGCCAGCCAGCCAACAAGCTTTTTGGGAGCAGGAATTTACAGTAACTACCGATTCGGACCGCATGGGCTACCGGTTACAAGGCGCGCCTTTGCTATTGGAGGAACCCAAGGAAATGATATCCAGTGCGGTTACGTTTGGTACCATTCAGGTGCCCCCCGAGGGGCATCCCATTGCCTTACTCGCCGACCACCAAACTACCGGCGGTTACCCGCGCATTGGCCAGGTAATTACAGCCGATTTTTCAAAATTGGCGCAGGTGCCCTTGGGGCAGAAAATCCGCTTTCAGGAAATTTCATTACCGGAAGCTCAGCAGCTTTTTATTCAGCAGGAAAAAACTATTCAGGAAATTAAAAGGGCTATCGGGTATAAAGTAAAGTTCTAA